In Juglans regia cultivar Chandler chromosome 5, Walnut 2.0, whole genome shotgun sequence, the following are encoded in one genomic region:
- the LOC109015674 gene encoding uncharacterized protein LOC109015674, with protein sequence MWCSKVALGCPLNFGERTLDAYLIVFKLLRFDIVLGMDWLFQHFTNINCRSCVVSFQLPGEDYMKFVKSNLKSRPTIISAIQAKKDVASGADAYLVQVVSKPSEKKSVAGIPVVEEFSDVFVDDLLVLPPIRDVEFTIDREPGAALMHKAPF encoded by the coding sequence ATGTGGTGTTCAAAGGTCGCCTTAGGTTGTCCTTTGAATTTTGGAGAAAGGACACTTGATGCCTACCTGATAGTGTTCAAGCTGCTTAGGTTTGACATCGtattgggtatggattggctatTTCAACACTTCACGAATATCAATTGTCGGAGCTGTGTGGTTAGTTTTCAACTCCCTGGAGAGGACTACATGAAATTCGTGAAAAGTAACCTAAAGTCAAGACCCACGATCATATCTGCGATCCAAGCGAAGAAGGACGTGGCAAGTGGGGCAGATGCCTATTTGGTTCAAGTGGTGTCTAAACCATCAGAGAAGAAGTCTGTAGCAGGAATCCCAGTCGTTGAAGAGTTCTCTGATGTCTTTGTAGATGACCTCCTTGTATTACCTCCTATTCGCGATGTCGAGTTTACTATTGACCGGGAACCTGGAGCAGCTCTGATGCACAAGGCTCCTTTCTGA